The genomic region acagactgtttcgtgggtatctcgcgggaaggccttacttgCGAGACACTCATGAAAATCAgttgtcaccatctgtcatgactctttgcATTCCAATCGTGTGTTGGGTACATGCATCACTTTGCGGGATGGCTAGTCGCATACTACCCGTGAAAACTCCTTTTGTCTTCAATAGATGCCTTGAGTCTTCATACtgtctctctcacacacaactcttacaaataaatcccacataaaatatagggtacaaaagattgaacaaaattataatcaaatttggcatgaaattaaagccaacacataataattgtaaattacaactttacaaaaaGGGAATTGAGAGATAGAGGGGAAActtgaatatataaaaatggGGAAAAACAAAACTAGAAATGAAAAGTGCCTGAAATTTATTAACTCGATAATATTCATAATTAGTATTCATGTCTATGCATGATGTTTGGTGATAGTTGGAAAATAGCTTTCAAAGGAACGCACTTtgcattattaatttattaaaacaattGAAAGTATTCACATTCATCAAGGATTTAGCCAAAAGTTTTCTACTATTCTACAATATGaatctatttataaaataaaaaatgacaaaatttagttgcAAAATTAGTTGTATCCTAAGgcaaccttacttaataaaataaatattactacatattttgaaaatttaactataagtttgtgtcaaattttgtgtcaatcagatattatttactatatgatctataagtttatattttatgcattatttttaactacaaaaactagcgatttaaacaatttatttatggTATAGccattaatctttaattttctagaaattttgcaagcatggaggatataagaagaagatgtaatccaacagtGGAATCCtcaaaattcatctccaataaaaagatattgagaaAAGTTGTAGCTTTAggctaattttgtagctaaactttatccataaaaaaactagctaactattttgaaaatgaaaaggttaaccttcaatttaaataatttatatgcAAGGTTTAATGACTTGCATGTAATGAGTTTGAGGAGATTCCTCCAAACTGATTCTCTATTTCATTTAAGAAAAAGTttgggaaaattacactttaccctcCTAAACTATACACTTTTTATACTTACCTccataaattatgaaaatatccATTTACTTTCCTACCATTACTTGTGTAAAATCATCCATTGGATGTGGTGTAAAGTATTACAAGGTTAATAATTTAAGGTGGTAAGTGTGCACTCTCATAGTTTAAGAGAGCAAGTGTTACGCATGTAATAGTTTAGAAAGGCAAGTGTACATTCTCATAATTTAGAGGGATAAGTGTAAAAGAGGGTATAGTTCAaggggtaaagtgtaatttctccaATAGATAAAACACCCGGAAAAGAACAATAGAAAACAAAGCTATTGTTTCTAtcgaaaaataaaaagatttgtacattaaagaataaaataaataagttgataattcataaatattcaaaataattcatATATGCACCCAAAACAGAGCCACATTCTGCATCTAGATAAGAGTATGCCTTGCTTCAACGTGATAATTCAACCCAACTGTATAGCAAAGTTAAAAGTTTGAAATGAATTATTGTCAAACTTATGGCGTATTTGGATGGTAGGATTAGACACATGGATTGAATTTGGATGattaaaatctaaatatcaCGTTTGGATAGCTTAAAactcaaggatttggatttaATAAATCCaccttgaatttgaaataatttctaaacccataaaattttagaaattaataacACATACTTCAATATTTATAGATTTAGAATTAAGGTATTTTAAATCAatctcttaaaaattaaaatccaaatccaaattcaagtATCCAAACACAactttaatgtttttattttgcatttttaccttttattatttattattgtcatATATCACGACAGCCATAACAACTAAGAGAAAACATATTAGATAGAGGTTGTTTTTTATAGAAGAATCTAAATATTACACAtctttttcctataaaaaataataataaaaatattacacGTCTTTATACTTGGAAATGGAAGGAGTGTCAAATTTACCAATAAATTTGTTTAGTACTTctgaaaattaaattattggttCATGCGAACATAATTAggccttttattttaaaaattacctTTAGATTcccatataataataataataataataataaaaattacctTTAGGTGGCTTTTAACAACCACTCCATATTATTATATGGGGTTGTGCACTACAGCATGCATAATCCTAAGCAAGTATTAATGTATATCACCGAAACTTCTTATTCCCTGATACTAATCGTACTTCCTGAAAAAATAGCCAGCCAAATAGTAGGGgctaatgaaattaaaaaactaaaaaaccaaaattcaaaaagGATTTAAAAGAGATAGAGAGCAAAGTAAGGTTATTTTAAAAACGATTAAAAAACCACCACGCACTCTTGGTGCAGtaatcactctacaagtataaatgtttgtagagtgtggggggcaaagaCTGAGGTTCAAGTTTCCAAGAAGGAGTTTCACGTTTCCAGGAAGGAgtttcacatatatatacacttagattatgttagagtaaaaattttatattgtatatatataaaaataaaaaaaataaaaaaataaaaaagattaaagagagagagaagaaaaggcTTGACTGTattaagaaagagagaagagtggTTGGCCTATGgatggaaataaataaataaataaataattagaaaaatacaaaggtAACATAGAGTGGTAGAGGAGAGCCATCCTATAAGGTAATGCCGCCCCTGCGTGGTCTTGGTGTAGGTCTTCTTAAATAATACAGTGTTCATAATGCAGTAATATGAATGGTGTTCGCTTTTCACTATGAAGCACTTTCCAAGAAAGCACAAAAAGCAGCTATGTGTTAGTCCGGTGCTTACATGAACACAGTTACCTAAaaggataaaaacaaaaagcaccATCGACCCTTGACTTTAGGTCTTCCTGAGTAGGACCtaatataaaatgtaaaaagatttTCATGGTAGTGGGTGGAAAGAAGTCTTGGATGCCAAGACCCTTGACTTTAAGTCTTCTTCAACAATGCTTAGACTTTTGAAGAAAGCACAAGAAAGAATCTGAGAAAGTACCATTATATGGTCATTATTTTAGaaaagattcaaattatacatgattttagtttacattttttttaaaatcatatctTTCAAAAATATGTAATGACttcccattatatatatatatatatatatatatatatatatatatatatatatgatttagaatctaattaattttagaatttgtgatttttgcacctaataattcacttgccacaaaaatttaaaatttagatgaacGCATGACGGAAAATTAAACTCCAATTGAAATACAGTTttgaatctaattgaatttggactctttaatttttatactcaataattcacttgacacaaaattaaaaattaaatgggacacgtGGTGAAAATtaagaatccaattaaaatctaattagattttttataattccaatatatatatatatatatatatatattactgatagtcatttttatattttgctaactctttaaaaatttttgtaatgatattattaggtataaaatataaattgtccatttttttattattattgtgaaacacttttttgttttacaattcatttatgctagactctttgatttttatacttaataagtcacttggatgaatatttataatgtggCCTCacgttttattttaaaattaagaaataaaactctttaagaataaataatttaagacacataacacaaaattggaactctaatttgggattctaatttgagtttctctcaactttacctattatttTATACTAGTTTGTATTTTCATGTATAttcatggatacacttaaagatatacaataagatgcataagataattcatatatatatatatatatataatttaaatattattgatagtcatctttatattttattaactctttaaaaaaaattgtaagaatattattaggtataaaatgtaaattgtccatgatttttaaaaaatattattttgaagcacccttttttttttggattcatttattttagactatttagtttttgtacttaataactcatttggatgaatatttataatgtgatcccacatttgattctaaaattaaaaaataaaattctttaagaataaataatttaggacatatggcgcaaaattaaaacTCTAGTTCGAAattctaatttaagtttctttcagcttcacctattattattattattattattattattattattgttgttgttgttgttgttgttgttattattattattattattatatgacttataaatttgaatttttttagttatatgattatgttttttatagcttattatattggactcctcgttttctgcattaaattaactaatttggaaaaaaaaatttaaaaatttagattaaatgggacacgtggtgcaaaattaaactctaattgaaattcaatttttacactaaattaattcacttggtacaaaattctaaaatttagattagatgagatacgtggaataaaattagattctaactgaattccaatttgaaatttaattggattttctctctgttttacctattatatatatagactagttTATAATCCGTGCATATGCAcgatacaattaaaaaatattacaattacacgcatatatggattcaaattatactctctctctctttttaattttttttttatagatatacacatgagtttactctctctcacacacacaatgaATCGGGGTTTTAAGCCAAGCAACAACGGCGCTATAAGGaggatttatttttgtttttattattatttattttcagtttttgtttatGAGAAAACAACTATTAGCTATAActataaggaattttttttttttcgtatttGGAGGAATCCTAATACATTGAATAGAGTCCTAAGCATTtaggtttgtttttgttttgttttgttttttttaatatatatggaATTTGAAGAGGCTTTGTCGCCAAGGAATGGGCGggtgttatttcttttttggatttttctgagccaaattttaaaatttgaaggaGACCAAATGGAATTTTGAAAGGGGATaatcttttttgaattttttctcaaaatattaaGGGGGGACCAGCAAGTAATTTTAAAGATCAAATACGGTTTTGTTACTACTATTAGTGGAAATTTTGAAAAGctagtggggggggggggggcatggcccccctGGCCCCAACGTGCTCCTCCACTGGgctaatgaattttttttttttttaaaccaatatttataaatgattcaaaagaaaaagagagaaaagataaagttattttaaaaaggattaacaaaaaaaaaatggagaaaagaaaaggcttGCCAggattaaaagagagagagagagaagagtggtTGGCGCCATggattagaaaaatatataggTAATGTAGGGGTGAGTGCATAACTTTTATAAAGCAATGAGAAAGGCCAAAGGGTGCTGGCAGCAAGCTAGACAAAGAAGAagggaagaaaaataagaagaaagaggCGAACTACGAGCACCTGAGGTAAAACTTGTTGGATTTTTctaatattctttttctttcgtTATTGTTTCTGTTTCTTCCTCCTAATGGGTTTGAATTTGTCACTAAccatcaatttatatatatatatatatatataaagaagaagGGGGCAAAGGGCGAACTACGAGCACCTTGAGGAAAAATTTACgttggatttttcttttcttctttttctttctctattgtttttgtttcttcctCCTAATGGGTTTGAATTCATCACTAAccatcaatttatatatataaatcatcactaaatgtgattttttaaggatttatatttttacttttaagtttgtctggattttttttttttttttactacaaaatacttaaaaactaaaatgataatgaatactaggcgcgtgtgatgagactttttttttttagtggtcctattttgtagaaaaaaattgtatttaattattatatatatatatatatatgatttttattttaaaaatataatttataagtgaataaatcaatttaaaaattaataggagagtggtcctattttttaggcaatatttagtgggagttggagttgcatttttaccggattgccctttagttttgtctctacttaaacataagactgtaggggcatctttgaactaaaaaatgagtttttactggattgtcctttagttttgtctctatttaaacatagaattgtaggggcattttttaactaaaaaaataggaatccaaacaagggaagccccttaaatagtagtatagatgaatataatacataaaaattatCAAGATCGAGATCCTACATGGGATCGGTAAGAGAATTTGGGGATCGGAACATAAGATTAGAACGAGAGATCATAAGATCATATTTTCTGATTAAAAGAATATACTAAAAAGTACTCataatcataattcataatatacatatatatatattaaataaacattgaaaaaaagtAATTCTTTATGCAAATTAGTgaatttactaataaaaattaaaatactaaattaCAAATACATTAACAAAGTTCAAAGGAGTAGGTGTAGATTTATTAGGGGGAGTGCcattgccaccaccaccacttccAATATCACCTAAAGACATTATCACTGACTCATTGGAAACACAATTTTCTCATGAGATTAGTTTAGAAAATTAAGTCATCACAATTCACAACAAATAACCATGATGAATTAAGCCGTACAGTAGCCAGAAACACATTATATCAATTATAGTTTTATTGATCATAAAAAGAGTAAGCAACTGACAGCCAATACATCTCAAGAGTAGGCAACCAACAGTGaaattacaaaaaacaaaaatcactttTGTTGTCAATTTTCTTTCTCACAGTGGCTTCATTGTCGGATTTTTCAGATTCTTGCACTCGCCTTCAACTCTCTGGTAATCCAGTCTCCTCTCTTCTCTTATGtcttttgtgattttgtttATTAGAGTAAGTTGTTAAGGTGACGACTTATTATTGACATGACCCTTagggttcatttttttttatatatgttttttttttttaaattatcaattgCGCTAGGGTTACGGGGCTAAtctatttaattcattttttaaaatcaatttgGGTTGTTTGGAGGCctgaaaaacagaaaaaaaaaaaaatttaattttcctttATATCAAATGATCTTTAGTCTTGCTATAGGATCGGAATTCTATAAGACTCTAAAATCCATATTGGAATCCAACACAAATTTGaccttaataaaatttttagtgaGACTCAAGATGGTTTAGGTATGTAGGATCTTAGGATCGTAAGATCCAagattcaaattgaaatattgataatcaattgtcaCATCCCAAACTAGATAAATTCCTTGTTGCtattttgattcttaataaaaaagttgacacatcattataaaatatatgtagtaaaattaatatttaatatatttaacatctgtcatataatataatattcatgttatgaCATTTTGAGGGTgtgataaattttcattatagGTATATTGGAATATGATTTTCCTTAATTAGCATTACTAATGTATTTAGAACGCATGTTGCGCCATTTTAACGGtctaataaattttcatttaggGTATCCTCTTCACATTGATCTGCGCATGTTTAATTAGtggattaaaaattttaatctaaatCTTAAAATTTGTCCAATTCCAATTTTTTATAAGCCTATTTTAGACATCTAAAAGATGACACCACTGAATGATAAAATTCCTTCTAAGTGGTATAGATTACTTAGATGTAAAAATGCTATTCGATtctaaattgaaaatatttaattgtaGTCATATCCGAGCTTTCCAGctgaacttttattttccttgtaggaaataaatttttaatcatcATACAAGATATTCACCAAGAAGCCAACAGGATATTTACAAAAGAAGCTGAAAGAGAATAACACTtctactaaaataaaaaataaaaaaacttactttttaaataataaaaaaaaaaaaacacaaaaacaaagaaaacttcTTTCCTAGGTTTCGTTTAGGATCATTCCACACTTATGAccaagtctttttcttttcttttcttttctttttttggttttttgtctttattttttgtttttgttttttgacgattcaataataacaacaatgGAATAGGGGATTTGAAGTAGAGAAcgtgtctttctctctcaaaataatAAGAAAGTCGACTATGTCATGATATAGATGAAGAATAAAGAGTGGGTTAAAATTTATGCTAATCTAAATCAAGCTTGGCAAGAAGCATAATCTAAATCAACCAGAAATAATATTCCGAAGCAGTCAAAACCACGTAGGAACAAGAATCTAAAACATACCGAAAGTTTTAATTAGGTGACATGCTAGAGATCTTTGAAACTAATTAGGATGTGGCGGTAATATTGGCTTTGTTGCATGCAGCACTACTTATTCAAGCCATACATCAACAAGTTCAAATCAAGAAAAACCCCATATATCAGACTTCTCTAAAATGGATGAGAGAATTGAGAGGATGAAGCAGGTTGCTGAAAGTGGAGACATCAATGCCTTTTACCAATTAATTAGAGAGGATGTGAAGCTTTTGGAGCACATTGATCAGCTACCATTTGTTCAAACTCCTTTACACATAGCTGCATTTACTGGGAACATCCAATTTGTCATGGAGATGATGGGTTTAAAGCCTTCATTTGCTTGGAAACTAAATCCAGACGGGTTTAGCCCTATTCACCTTGCTCTACAAAATGGGTATATAAAGCTGGTGCGTAAGCTTCTACAGTTTGATGGGGACCTTGTCCGTGTCAAAGGACGAGAGCATATCACTCCTTTGCACTATGTAGTAGCAAACAATGATAACCTTGATCTATTGGACAAATTTCTATTAGTCTGTCCTAATTCTATTGCAGATGTGACGGTGCGAAATGAGACAGCTTTGCATATTGCCCTCAAATATGACAACCTTGAGGCTTTCAAATTCTTGGTGAGATGGCTTGGAAGAAATTGTTCTAAAAATGCTTCATTTAATGAAAAAGCAGTCTTTAACTGGGAGGATGATGATGGTAATACTGTGTTGCACATTGCAGTATCAAAAATTGAAACCCAAGTAAGTTTTATGTCTCttcattaacaaaatataaataaaagggaataaaaataaaataaaataactaactaTGAATAGTCTAAGTGAgcattttagtttttgaattatttgaactaaaaatatttctttggggagaagtaaatttttttttcttttaaaaatttaaaatattttatatttaagtgtacaatttaaaaatgtataaaatttagGGAGCGATGGCCTCCCTTGGTCTACGCACAATTCCATTTTTATCACTGGTATTatatcaaaaattattttatcttttaatgaTTCAGTGGCTTCGTAATAGTATgtattgtgataattttttcttcttctttaattataaatttagttaacaaattataaaagaaaaagaagtttaTACATTTGGATTAAGAACGAACCAAGGACGAGGTTGAATAATTTACATTATGCAGGCTGTGAATCACCTACTCGCATGGGGTTTCGGATTCATCCGTGTAAACCATAGGAATTTTGAGGGTAAAACAGCATGGGACATCTTCGAAGGACAAACACAAGTAGACAACAGAGAGATCAGGATTTTGCTACGCAATGCTGGAGCTTCATCTGGCTCATCTCTTTCTGCAGTTACTCGAAGCGATTATAATGATATTGATGAATTTTACAACTTAATTGGGGAGGATGTAAAACTTTTGGAGCATATCGATGAGCTACCATTTGTTAATACTCCTTTACACATAGCTGCATCTGTTGGGAACATCCAATTTGCCAAGGAGATGATTGGTTTAAAGCCCTCATTTGCTCGAAAACTAAATCAAAATGGGTTTAGCCCCATTCATGTCGCACTACAAAATGGGCATATCGAGCTGGTGCGTCGGCTTCTACAATTTGATGGAGACCTTGTTCGTGTCAAAGGAAGAGAGCATATCACTCCTTTACACTATGTAGTAGCAAACAGTGATAACTGTGATCTATTGGACAAATTTCTATTAGTTTGTCCTAATTCTATTACAGATGTGACAGTGCAAAACGAGACGGCTTTGCATATTGCCCTCAAATATGACAACCTTGAGGCTTTCGAATTCTTGATGGGATGGCTCGAAAgaaattattctaaaaattttaataagaaagTAGTCTTGAATTGGAAGGACAATGAAGGCAACACTGTGTTGCACATTGCAGTATCAAAAAATCAAACTGAGGCAAGCTCTCTCCATTAACATCTACTAAGTGTtaacaaattttgaataaaagggggaaataataaacataaaataaccaACCAGAATAGTCTAGATGAACATTTTACTTTTGGAACAAAACTCATTTTTTGGGTCAAgtaaatttctttctttttatttttataaattcaaaacatTTTATACCTAAATCTACTATTTAATAAAGATGTTTAAAATTGTAGGGAGTGATGGCTTCCTTTGGTTTACGTACTGTTTCATTCTCTTTTAATGATCTAGTGGCTttgcaattatatttaatacattatttttttagacaTCTATATTTAAT from Castanea sativa cultivar Marrone di Chiusa Pesio chromosome 11, ASM4071231v1 harbors:
- the LOC142617060 gene encoding uncharacterized protein LOC142617060, with protein sequence MDERIERMKQVAESGDINAFYQLIREDVKLLEHIDQLPFVQTPLHIAAFTGNIQFVMEMMGLKPSFAWKLNPDGFSPIHLALQNGYIKLVRKLLQFDGDLVRVKGREHITPLHYVVANNDNLDLLDKFLLVCPNSIADVTVRNETALHIALKYDNLEAFKFLVRWLGRNCSKNASFNEKAVFNWEDDDGNTVLHIAVSKIETQAVNHLLAWGFGFIRVNHRNFEGKTAWDIFEGQTQVDNREIRILLRNAGASSGSSLSAVTRSDYNDIDEFYNLIGEDVKLLEHIDELPFVNTPLHIAASVGNIQFAKEMIGLKPSFARKLNQNGFSPIHVALQNGHIELVRRLLQFDGDLVRVKGREHITPLHYVVANSDNCDLLDKFLLVCPNSITDVTVQNETALHIALKYDNLEAFEFLMGWLERNYSKNFNKKVVLNWKDNEGNTVLHIAVSKNQTEAVRHLLAWSSRFVVVNHKNIEGKTAWDILQGQTQEVDNRDIRVMLRRAGANLGVSLSRFKWHPMEWLSIPNPSTLSSLYIKSELRSLSEEKRSMLLVVAVLLVTISFQAVLSPPGGVWQDNGQCINTTEVGSSHNGTIDQTPFNTTIGSSNDPVTIHLTRPNTTLVCEHKAGTAIALKDSLFWLFLIGNSLIFGISNSLIVLAVLNERMKFLFLGLNLTLCFSYFCSVGAIINDKFLAFCLAYLSAIFSVLAVLLDTNDQTHFSFGLDFGNLTSEFSSFGKSQAKWFADSIMGEELRGKKILADLRASKIKRRRWHSSVEDDDHGGSVIVSGSGSTSSKKKGKPTTHRFIKIEDVLKRSVSLVLRINTLRFELVLRVWLKVAKRCRVARGSNDRCRWREKLLEAQLYFLDSWA